The following are from one region of the Salvia splendens isolate huo1 chromosome 2, SspV2, whole genome shotgun sequence genome:
- the LOC121781219 gene encoding zinc finger CCCH domain-containing protein 32-like isoform X2 — protein MIRVWQTLCKCIRRDRVYPTAPTMCEPAPVDMPPSAVTTTLLFELRTSSLGVGECPKRLGEPPCQYYLRTGTCKFGSSCKFNHPKNDGASFTSAPLNTYGYPLRPGEKECSYYLKTGQCKFHMTCKFDHPQSDGTSVSASARPFYPTPQSLSSPSPELYDSTTSSYRVGRPSLFPGSFVAGAYGPMLLPGVVPIPNWSPHSGPVSPAPSPGAQASVGASSVYGLSQLGSSSPAFRGAYSHLPLSAGSSGSIVQEQKFPQRPGQPDCKYYMRTGDCKYGPSCRYNHTEFNCALSPLGLPLRPRVQACSFYMQNGQCKFGRTCKYDHPIATLKYSPASSYTEIPG, from the exons GCTCCTGTGGATATGCCGCCAAGTGCCGTTACAACCACCCTCCTGTTCGAACTTCGAACTAGCTcg TTGGGAGTGGGAGAGTGTCCCAAGCGACTAGGGGAGCCCCCATGCCAG TACTATTTAAGAACAGGGACCTGTAAATTTGGTTCTTCCTGCAAGTTTAACCACCCGAAAAATGATGGTGCCTCGTTCACTAGTGCACCTCTAAATACTTATGGATATCCATTACGGCCG GGAGAGAAGGAGTGCTCCTATTACTTGAAAACGGGGCAATGCAAATTCCATATGACCTGTAAATTTGATCATCCTCAATCAGATGGAACATCTGTGTCAGCATCTGCACGTCCATTTTATCCGACGCCGCAGTCTCTTTCTTCCCCTTCTCCTGAGCTATATGACAGCACAACATCCAGCTACAGGGTTGGAAGGCCTTCTCTGTTTCCTGGTTCATTTGTCGCTGGTGCTTATGGTCCAATGCTGCTCCCTGGAGTCGTTCCCATTCCAAACTGGAGCCCGCACTCA GGACCAGTTAGCCCTGCACCATCACCGGGTGCTCAAGCCTCAGTTGGAGCAAGTTCAGTGTATGGACTGTCACAGCTAGGTTCTTCTTCCCCTGCCTTCCGTGGAGCTTATTCCCATTTACCGTTATCTGCTGGCTCTTCAGGCAGTATAGTACAGGAACAAAAGTTTCCACAAAGACCCGGACAGCCAGATTGCAAGTACTACATGAGAACTGGAGACTGTAAATACGGACCATCTTGTAGGTATAATCATACAGAGTTTAATTGTGCTCTTAGTCCTCTTGGGTTGCCTCTTCGTCCG AGGGTGCAGGCATGCTCTTTTTACATGCAGAATGGCCAGTGCAAGTTCGGACGAACATGCAAATATGACCACCCCATAGCAACTCTGAAATACAGTCCGGCTTCATCTTATACTGAAATACCAG GGTGA
- the LOC121781219 gene encoding zinc finger CCCH domain-containing protein 32-like isoform X1 encodes MIRVWQTLCKCIRRDRVYPTAPTMCEPAPVDMPPSAVTTTLLFELRTSSLGVGECPKRLGEPPCQYYLRTGTCKFGSSCKFNHPKNDGASFTSAPLNTYGYPLRPGEKECSYYLKTGQCKFHMTCKFDHPQSDGTSVSASARPFYPTPQSLSSPSPELYDSTTSSYRVGRPSLFPGSFVAGAYGPMLLPGVVPIPNWSPHSGPVSPAPSPGAQASVGASSVYGLSQLGSSSPAFRGAYSHLPLSAGSSGSIVQEQKFPQRPGQPDCKYYMRTGDCKYGPSCRYNHTEFNCALSPLGLPLRPRVQACSFYMQNGQCKFGRTCKYDHPIATLKYSPASSYTEIPDLQGLMSILAETGCGILETLPVILQT; translated from the exons GCTCCTGTGGATATGCCGCCAAGTGCCGTTACAACCACCCTCCTGTTCGAACTTCGAACTAGCTcg TTGGGAGTGGGAGAGTGTCCCAAGCGACTAGGGGAGCCCCCATGCCAG TACTATTTAAGAACAGGGACCTGTAAATTTGGTTCTTCCTGCAAGTTTAACCACCCGAAAAATGATGGTGCCTCGTTCACTAGTGCACCTCTAAATACTTATGGATATCCATTACGGCCG GGAGAGAAGGAGTGCTCCTATTACTTGAAAACGGGGCAATGCAAATTCCATATGACCTGTAAATTTGATCATCCTCAATCAGATGGAACATCTGTGTCAGCATCTGCACGTCCATTTTATCCGACGCCGCAGTCTCTTTCTTCCCCTTCTCCTGAGCTATATGACAGCACAACATCCAGCTACAGGGTTGGAAGGCCTTCTCTGTTTCCTGGTTCATTTGTCGCTGGTGCTTATGGTCCAATGCTGCTCCCTGGAGTCGTTCCCATTCCAAACTGGAGCCCGCACTCA GGACCAGTTAGCCCTGCACCATCACCGGGTGCTCAAGCCTCAGTTGGAGCAAGTTCAGTGTATGGACTGTCACAGCTAGGTTCTTCTTCCCCTGCCTTCCGTGGAGCTTATTCCCATTTACCGTTATCTGCTGGCTCTTCAGGCAGTATAGTACAGGAACAAAAGTTTCCACAAAGACCCGGACAGCCAGATTGCAAGTACTACATGAGAACTGGAGACTGTAAATACGGACCATCTTGTAGGTATAATCATACAGAGTTTAATTGTGCTCTTAGTCCTCTTGGGTTGCCTCTTCGTCCG AGGGTGCAGGCATGCTCTTTTTACATGCAGAATGGCCAGTGCAAGTTCGGACGAACATGCAAATATGACCACCCCATAGCAACTCTGAAATACAGTCCGGCTTCATCTTATACTGAAATACCAG ATTTGCAGGGTCTAATGTCGATCCTGGCAGAAACGGGTTGTGGCATTCTGGAAACTCTTCCAGTGATTCTGCAAACCTAA